The proteins below come from a single Mytilus edulis chromosome 5, xbMytEdul2.2, whole genome shotgun sequence genomic window:
- the LOC139523346 gene encoding heat shock 70 kDa protein 12A-like codes for MATARRKPVVVVVALDFGTTYSGYAFSSVKDYKTSKLNITINQPWNSGENRLASFKTPTSLLLKRNGDFVSYGYKAETAYENKLLDKTADKHEFLYFRQFKMELYTRKAHSNMKLKDIHGIEHSAIDVFTQSIMALRQSCLDTLTNQGYELDEDEIKWCLTVPAIWTDEAKIFMRTSCEKAGIPSYRLVIALEPEVASLYCQVWCAESEKKSALRPHTKCLVVDLGGGTADISGHEILKKGLFKEICKSTGNDCGGTCVDQEFFNVLHSILGADRMDTFKTKYETEYLDLQHSFESAKRIITRNETGKINIPVPVSALDKICGDDGFLKIVQNSEYSERITIESGKMRLFPDFARSLFIKSSESVILKIESVLSQNEAANISVLLLVGGFSESEIVQDKIKETFSKKTVITPKDPTLAVLKGAVLFGHQPDVVTTRITQFAYGRKIKPIFDKKQHEERKRVLVDGEMRCDGVFELLVKSGSSVPIGKNITKPYHTIKKNQEKIRVALYKSCNDDTKYIDDEDCSLVGECFITVPSPCEQKRTVKVEFEFGDTEIFITATDKNAKEVSKETFRLE; via the exons ATGGCAACAGCTCGGCGGAAACCCGTTGTCGTTGTAGTAGCTTTAGATTTTGGAACAACATATTCAGGCTACGCTTTCTCTTCTGTCAAAGATTATAAGACAAGCAAACTTAATATAACAATTAATCAACCATGGAATTCTGGGGAAAATCGACTTGCTTCGTTCAAAACACCAACAAGTTTATTGCTGAAAAGGAATGGCGATTTTGTGTCCTATGGCTACAAAGCAGAAACAGCATACGAAAATAAATTACTGGACAAAACCGCTGATAAACATGAATTCTTGTATTTTCGTCAATTCAAAATGGAATTGTATACCAGAAAA GCACATTCCAATATGAAATTGAAAGATATCCACGGAATTGAACATTCAGCAATAGATGTGTTTACACAGTCGATCATGGCTTTAAGACAAAGTTGTTTAGATACTCTTACAAATCAAGGATATGAACTGGATGAAGATGAGATAAAATGGTGCCTGACAGTTCCCGCGATATGGACCGATGAGGCCAAAATCTTCATGCGAACCTCATGCGAGAAG GCCGGAATACCTTCTTATAGATTAGTTATCGCACTTGAACCTGAGGTAGCGTCTCTTTATTGTCAAGTTTGGTGCGCAGAAAGTGAAAAGAAAAGCGCTCTTCGTCCCCATACAAAATGTTTGGTAGTTGATTTAGGAG GAGGAACAGCTGACATCAGCGGGCATGAAATTCTTAAAAAGGGTCTCTTCAAAGAGATATGCAAATCGACAGGTAACGATTGTGGCGGGACATGTGTTGACCAAGAATTCTTTAACGTTCTTCATAGCATTCTTGGAGCAGATCGTATGGACACATTCAAGACCAAATATGAAACAGAGTATCTTGACTTGCAGCATTCATTTGAATCTGCTAAAAGAATTATCACAAGAAATGAGACAGGTAAAATTAATATCCCAGTTCCGGTTTCGGCCCTTGACAAAATATGTGGTGATGATGGCTTTCTGAAAATAGTGCAAAATTCAGAATATTCTGAAAGGATAACGATTGAAAGCGGGAAAATGCGTTTGTTTCCTGATTTTGCTAGATCATTATTCATAAAATCTAGCGAAAGCGTTATCTTAAAAATAGAGAGTGTTCTCTCTCAAAATGAAGCGGCCAATATATCTGTCCTTCTGCTCGTTGGTGGATTTTCAGAGAGCGAAATTGTTCAGGATAAAATAAAGGAAACGTTTTCTAAGAAAACCGTGATCACTCCCAAAGATCCAACCTTAGCCGTTTTGAAGGGAGCTGTTCTCTTTGGACACCAGCCGGATGTTGTAACAACTAGAATAACACAGTTTGCatatggaagaaaaataaaaccgATCTTTGACAAAAAGCAACACGAGGAAAGAAAGCGCGTGCTGGTAGACGGTGAAATGAGGTGTGATGGAGTTTTTGAACTTCTGGTGAAATCTGGAAGTTCCGTTCCAATTGGGAAAAATATTACAAAACCTTATCACACTATAAAAAAGAATCAGGAGAAAATTCGTGTTGCTTTGTACAAATCGTGCAACGACGACACTAAGTACATAGACGACGAAGATTGTAGCTTGGTAGGGGAATGTTTTATAACAGTTCCGAGCCCATGTGAACAAAAAAGAACTGTAAAAGTCGAATTCGAATTTGGAGACACAGAAATATTCATAACTGCTACTGACAAAAATGCCAAAGAAGTATCTAAAGAAACATTCCGTCTAGAATAA
- the LOC139523313 gene encoding myb-like protein X, translated as MGKTSYVQMKSKTDESSNDQTLTETSSDHEESTRKKPEYLTASEFDTKVCDYCGLVFYGRFAYVSKSSHMRKIHADVHKLRYKDRRTNTPDFIPDSVFVCHLCGTKCRYRNSLKIHLMKKHNGAELPEKLITEKVTPVVKKPAVMFFCPYCDRKYQSRDSVLRHCREHHKDNEEPKEFQTEIGIQYSQRTILPSTPNSQISEPSPGTDKKSDSVESLLAVKTETRKEKRRNRERLKKLKEYSELMMKSKEPDELVVVIKKEPCEPVFESTSVKKTEHCLTTGGSTTGKGSKDQSRRTISKRKSKPVKRKVAQPDEEGQKKRRTKDISSEKDHFDPITNEEMDKRIENEIALFFQTSNDATKNKKINKRKMKKCRGHSESNVMVSDPVKEELLSDAVNINTNDQEMYIHPIPLLPENLHCKRSKRKSSGSLSGKNDGGQIPSQSETSQNEDEIDQSLQSLSNKTLEGNDKPQRFNYEEKDTSQEASEITNMEDKSPERTEKNDLDESSDFEGEPLKSDIKDALHQRLIIARDQLSYTPVKKSETRQKESEITNKGEESLSNKGDKSLETREIINIDVGSDLEEETLKTDINDESHDEDNDKSVMLAIHEVLHGDTVGRKSIFDHLSDKEELTVNTLDLQKTITNMTKDPNSEEIL; from the exons ATGGGTAAAACTTCATATGTACAGATGAAGTCAAAGACGGATGAAAGTAGCAATGATCAAACCTTGACGGAGACATCTAGTGATCATGAAGAATCTACACGAAAAAAGCCAGAATATTTAACAG CTTCAGAATTTGACACTAAAGTGTGTGATTATTGTGGTCTAGTTTTCTATGGACGTTTTGCCTATGTCAGCAAAAGCAGTCATATGAGGAAGATCCATGCAG atgTCCATAAGTTGAGGTATAAAGATAGAAGAACCAATACCCCAGACTTTATACCTGATTCTGTGTTTGTGTGCCATCTCTGTGGTACAAAATGTAGGTACAGAAATAGTCTGAAAATACATCTGATGAAAAAACATAATGGTGCTGAACTACCAGAGAAACTCATAACAGAAAAGGTTACGCCTGTAGTGAAGAAACCAGCTGTTATGTTTTTTTGCCCGTATTGTGATAGAAAATACCAGTCTAGAGATAGTGTACTAAGACACTGTCGGGAACATCATAAAGATAATGAAGAGCCTAAGGAGTTCCAGACAGAAATAGGGATACAGTATAGTCAGCGAACAATTTTACCATCAACTCCAAATTCTCAGATTTCTGAACCTAGTCCTGGCACTGACAAGAAATCTGATTCTGTGGAGTCACTTTTGGCAGTTAAAACAGAAACACGGAAAGAAAAAAGGAGGAATAGAGAAAGACTAAAGAAACTTAAAGAGTATAGCGAGTTAATGATGAAGTCCAAGGAACCAGATGAATTGGTAGTAGTCATTAAAAAAGAACCGTGTGAACCAGTTTTTGAATCAACATCGGTAAAGAAAACAGAACATTGTCTAACAACAGGGGGCAGCACTACAGGAAAAGGAAGTAAGGATCAGTCCAGAAGAACAATCAGTAAAAGAAAGTCAAAGCCTGTAAAAAGGAAAGTAGCACAACCTGATGAAGAAGGTCAGAAAAAGAGGAGAACAAAAGATATTTCAAGTGAAAAGGATCATTTTGATCCAATAACAAATGAAGAAATGGATAAAAGAATAGAAAATGAGATTgcacttttttttcaaacaagTAATGATgccaccaaaaacaaaaaaataaataaaagaaagatgAAGAAATGCAGAGGTCATTCTGAATCAAATGTAATGGTAAGTGATCCGGTAAAAGAAGAGCTGTTGTCTGACGCAGtgaatataaatacaaatgaCCAGGAAATGTACATTCATCCCATACCTCTTCTTCCAGAAAACTTACATTGTAAAAGATCTAAACGAAAGTCAAGTGGCAGCCTCTCAGGTAAAAATGATGGAGGACAAATTCCAAGCCAATCTGAAACTTCACAGAATGAGGATGAAATAGATCAATCATTGCAAAGTCTGTCAAATAAAACTTTAGAAGGTAACGATAAACCTCAGAGGTTCAATTATGAAGAAAAAGACACAAGTCAGGAAGCATCTGAAATTACTAATATGGAAGACAAATCTCCTGAgagaacagaaaaaaatgatttggATGAAAGTTCCGATTTTGAAGGAGAACCATTAAAAAGTGACATCAAAGATGCTTTACATCAAAGACTTATCATTGCAAGGGATCAGTTAAGCTACACACCAGTGAAAAAATCTGAAACACGTCAGAAAGAAAGTGAAATAACTAACAAGGGAGAAGAGTCTTTATCTAATAAGGGAGACAAATCTTTAgagacaagggagataattaataTTGATGTTGGCTCAGATTTGGAGGAAGAAACATTAAAAACTGACATCAATGATGAAAGTCATGATGAAGATAATGATAAGTCTGTAATGTTGGCCATACATGAAGTACTACATGGAGATACAGTGGGTAGAAAAAGTATATTTGACCATTTGTCAGATAAAGAGGAACTAACAGTGAATACCTTAGACCTGCAGAAGACtataactaacatgactaaagaTCCAAATAGTGAGGAAATTCTATAA
- the LOC139523347 gene encoding heat shock 70 kDa protein 12A-like, giving the protein MATGGRPSDILMVAAIDFGTTYSGYAYSMKGEYERDKLNIHANTAWNSGTSTVMSLKAPTCILLRKETKELVAFGYDAENEYADIASTGRVDDYYYFERFKMVLYTREDISREMEIDDIRGASFPAIDVFAASIGALREHLMGHVERQGLNLQPDEIKWVLTVPAMWTDKAKEFMRESAEKAGIRRDRLMIALEPEAASIYCQHLPPDKMTGAIEGFSVADDDTKYLVVDIGGGTVDITAHHKVCQDNLQELCSASGGACGGTTVDKEFLNFLENIVGERVMESLANDNSASYLDLVREFEILKRSISVPTKKKINFTIKPFADLNGLCLRFLEKEFKDVIDDSEYRDKISLVGDKMRMDGDLMKSLFDTACSHIVQEIRKVLKKIPTTNLKTFLLVGGFSECLIVQDAIQQAFPDVRILIPREDPGLAVAKGAVLFGHKPDFITSRITRCTYGRRIRPLFDESKHDPSKRVYGETGDRCRDVFETFMQKNKRVPVNEIVTVEYHTVMSSQGSVSVAIYYTFKDNASYVDDNGCKKLGEFRVPIPSPSAERRHVDVQFKFGGTELEVIATERQTGERTRYNFSLIN; this is encoded by the exons ATGGCTACAGGTGGCAGACCTAGTGATATATTAATGGTGGCAGCCATTGATTTTGGAACCACATATTCCGGATACGCTTACTCCATGAAAGGCGAATATGAGAGGGATAAACTGAATATACATGCAAACACAGCATGGAATTCTGGGACAAGCACCGTCATGTCCCTTAAAGCTCCAACATGCATTCTTTTGAGAAAGGAGACTAAAGAATTGGTAGCATTTGGTTACGATGCGGAAAATGAGTACGCTGATATTGCCTCGACAGGAAGGGTtgatgattattattattttgaaagatttaaaatgGTTCTTTACACACGTGAG GACATATCCAGGGAAATGGAAATCGATGATATCAGAGGGGCATCTTTTCCCGCCATAGATGTATTTGCCGCATCAATCGGGGCTTTAAGAGAACATTTGATGGGTCATGTGGAGAGACAAGGTTTAAATCTACAGCCAGACGAGATAAAATGGGTCTTAACAGTACCGGCCATGTGGACGGATAAGGCGAAAGAGTTCATGAGAGAAAGTGCTGAAAAG GCGGGTATTAGAAGAGACCGATTAATGATCGCATTAGAACCAGAGGCTGCATCCATATATTGTCAGCATCTTCCACCTGATAAAATGACAGGGGCCATCGAAGGGTTTTCTGTAGCAGATGATGATACCAAATATTTAGTGGTAGATATTGGAG GAGGAACCGTCGATATAACTGCTCATCATAAGGTATGTCAGGACAATTTACAAGAGCTTTGTTCAGCTTCTGGGGGAGCTTGTGGTGGGACAACTGTTGACAAAGAATTCCTAAACTTCTTAGAAAATATTGTTGGAGAGAGAGTCATGGAGTCATTGGCAAATGACAACTCCGCCAGCTACCTTGATTTGGTGAGagagtttgaaatactaaagaGATCAATAAGTGTACCAACCAAAAAGAAGATAAACTTTACGATAAAACCGTTTGCAGACTTGAATGGTCTTTGCTTGCGTTTCTTGGAAAAAGAATTTAAAGACGTAATTGACGACTCTGAATATCGTGATAAGATCTCGTTGGTAGGAGATAAGATGAGAATGGACGGAGATTTAATGAAATCGCTTTTTGATACCGCGTGTTCACACATTGTACAAGAAATACGCAAAGtcttaaaaaaaatacctactacaaatttaaaaacttttcttCTTGTTGGTGGGTTTTCAGAATGTTTAATTGTGCAAGATGCAATTCAGCAAGCATTCCCTGACGTACGTATTTTGATTCCACGAGAAGATCCTGGACTAGCGGTTGCCAAAGGTGCAGTTCTTTTTGGTCATAAGCCAGATTTTATAACATCACGTATAACAAGATGCACATATGGTAGACGGATACGTCCATTATTTGACGAGTCGAAGCATGATCCGAGTAAACGTGTGTATGGAGAAACTGGGGACCGGTGCAGAGATGTTTTTGAAACGTTTATGCAAAAGAATAAGAGGGTACCAGTAAATGAGATTGTAACTGTCGAGTATCATACAGTGATGAGTAGCCAGGGATCAGTTAGTGTTGCTATATACTATACCTTTAAAGACAATGCTAGTTATGTCGACGACAATGGTTGTAAAAAGCTGGGCGAATTTCGTGTTCCTATTCCAAGTCCGTCCGCGGAAAGGCGTCATGTGGATGTGCAATTTAAATTCGGAGGAACTGAATTAGAGGTGATAGCAACCGAGAGACAGACGGGAGAAAGAACCCGTTACAACTTTTCTTtgataaattaa